A window of the Synechococcus sp. LTW-R genome harbors these coding sequences:
- the psbA gene encoding photosystem II q(b) protein, with protein MTTALRKSGSSSWTQFCEWVTSTDNRIYVGWFGVLMIPCLLAATICYIVAFIAAPTVDIDGIREPVAGSLIYGNNIISGAVIPSSNAIGLHFYPIWEAASLDEWLYNGGPYQLVVFHFLIGISCYMGRQWELSYRLGMRPWICVAYSAPLSAAFAVFLVYPFGQGSFSDGMPLGISGTFNFMLVFQAEHNILMHPFHMLGVAGVFGGSLFSAMHGSLVTSSLVRETTESESQNYGYKFGQEEETYNIVAAHGYFGRLIFQYASFNNSRSLHFFLGAWPVVGIWFTSMGVSTMAFNLNGFNFNQSILDSQGRVLNTWADVLNRANLGMEVMHERNAHNFPLDLAASETTPVALTAPAIG; from the coding sequence ATGACCACTGCTCTTCGCAAGAGCGGCTCCAGTTCCTGGACGCAGTTTTGCGAGTGGGTCACCAGCACCGACAACCGCATCTATGTGGGTTGGTTCGGTGTCCTGATGATCCCCTGCCTGCTGGCCGCCACCATTTGCTACATCGTTGCCTTCATCGCCGCCCCGACGGTCGATATCGATGGCATCCGTGAGCCTGTTGCTGGCTCCCTGATCTACGGAAACAACATCATCTCTGGTGCTGTTATCCCCTCCAGCAACGCCATCGGCCTGCACTTCTATCCCATCTGGGAAGCCGCCAGCCTCGACGAGTGGCTGTACAACGGCGGTCCTTATCAGCTGGTGGTTTTTCACTTCCTGATCGGCATTTCCTGCTACATGGGCCGTCAGTGGGAGCTCTCCTACCGCCTCGGCATGCGCCCCTGGATCTGCGTGGCTTACAGCGCTCCGCTGTCTGCTGCTTTTGCAGTCTTCCTGGTGTATCCCTTCGGTCAGGGTTCCTTCTCGGATGGCATGCCCCTGGGTATCTCCGGCACCTTCAACTTCATGCTGGTGTTCCAGGCTGAGCACAACATCCTGATGCACCCCTTCCACATGCTTGGTGTGGCTGGTGTGTTCGGTGGTTCCCTGTTCTCCGCCATGCACGGTTCCCTGGTGACCTCCTCCCTGGTGCGTGAAACCACCGAGAGCGAGTCCCAGAACTACGGCTACAAGTTCGGCCAAGAAGAAGAGACCTACAACATCGTGGCTGCCCACGGTTACTTCGGTCGCTTGATCTTCCAATACGCCTCCTTCAACAACAGCCGCAGCCTCCACTTCTTCCTGGGCGCTTGGCCTGTGGTTGGCATCTGGTTCACCTCCATGGGCGTGAGCACCATGGCGTTCAACCTGAACGGCTTCAACTTCAACCAATCGATCCTGGATTCCCAGGGTCGTGTGTTGAACACCTGGGCTGACGTGCTGAACCGCGCCAACCTCGGTATGGAAGTGATGCACGAGCGCAACGCTCACAACTTCCCCCTCGACCTCGCTGCGTCCGAGACCACTCCTGTGGCTCTGACCGCTCCCGCGATCGGTTGA
- a CDS encoding glycoside hydrolase family 104 protein encodes MPIRHSLQRSLKPSRAAAPACSLGLLLLAAGPLVAPSMGSEVDQSIEHVVTAASQSDSGELYAITPHRRALLNTIRYAEGTWKQGHEGYRTLYGGGRFSSLAKHPDVVVVKRYASAAAGAYQFLPGTWREAATKLSLRSFKPHNQDQAALYLIDRRGVLDQVDRKGLTREVMAVLSKEWASFPSHNGLSAYGQPVKKATELANFYANNLKQLKRSRWAQA; translated from the coding sequence TTGCCAATTCGTCATTCGCTCCAGCGCTCCCTCAAGCCCAGCCGTGCCGCCGCTCCGGCCTGCTCACTGGGTCTGCTGCTCCTGGCCGCCGGTCCCCTGGTCGCTCCCTCCATGGGGAGCGAAGTGGATCAGTCCATCGAGCACGTCGTGACTGCTGCCAGCCAAAGCGACTCGGGTGAGCTGTACGCAATCACGCCCCACCGGCGGGCACTGCTGAACACGATCCGCTATGCCGAAGGCACCTGGAAACAGGGCCACGAGGGCTATCGCACCCTCTATGGCGGTGGACGTTTCAGCAGCCTGGCCAAGCACCCTGATGTTGTCGTGGTGAAGCGCTACGCCAGCGCTGCCGCCGGTGCCTATCAGTTTTTGCCGGGCACCTGGAGGGAAGCGGCCACCAAACTGAGCCTGCGGAGCTTCAAGCCCCATAACCAGGACCAAGCCGCCCTTTATCTGATTGATCGCCGCGGCGTTCTCGATCAGGTGGATCGCAAAGGCCTGACCCGCGAGGTCATGGCTGTGTTGTCCAAGGAGTGGGCCTCCTTCCCCAGCCATAACGGCCTCAGCGCCTACGGCCAGCCGGTGAAAAAAGCCACCGAACTCGCCAACTTCTACGCGAACAACCTCAAGCAGCTGAAGCGCAGCCGCTGGGCTCAGGCCTGA
- a CDS encoding cation diffusion facilitator family transporter, with protein MGLAGQNSKREDRRSEVQRVLLVALGVNVGMSLLKLIIGLLSGSLALLADAMHSATDGLSSLLGLITNGLSDPKPDRDHPYGHDKYEAIGALAVAGFICLTAFEIVRTALERIASGLQPIRLDGQELVMLLIVLGCNLLLAGYERSEGKRLGNQLLLADAQHTTSDIWTTVVVLVGLCGVVLFKQTWLDVAMAIPLCLLLIRVCWQVLKTNLPWLVDQIAIAPESIHETAMGVPGVLNVHDIASRGVLGQRVFIELHMVVDADDLPKAHRITELVEDHLERRFGPVRCTIHLEPREYAESTITFQGTHG; from the coding sequence ATGGGTCTGGCCGGTCAGAACAGCAAACGCGAAGACCGCCGATCCGAGGTCCAGCGGGTGTTGCTGGTGGCCCTTGGGGTCAACGTGGGTATGTCCCTGCTGAAGCTGATCATCGGTTTGCTCAGTGGATCGCTGGCCCTGCTGGCCGATGCCATGCACAGCGCCACCGATGGCCTCTCCAGCCTGTTGGGTCTGATTACGAATGGCCTCTCCGACCCCAAGCCCGACCGTGACCACCCCTACGGCCACGACAAATACGAAGCCATCGGCGCCCTGGCCGTCGCTGGCTTCATCTGTTTAACGGCCTTCGAGATCGTGCGAACGGCCCTGGAGCGGATCGCCTCGGGGCTGCAACCGATTCGTCTGGACGGCCAAGAGCTCGTGATGCTCTTGATCGTTCTGGGCTGCAACCTGCTGCTCGCCGGCTACGAGCGAAGCGAGGGCAAACGCCTAGGCAATCAACTCCTGCTGGCCGATGCCCAACACACCACGAGCGACATCTGGACGACGGTCGTCGTCTTGGTGGGCCTTTGCGGCGTCGTGCTGTTCAAGCAGACCTGGCTGGATGTGGCGATGGCCATTCCGCTCTGTCTGCTCTTGATCCGGGTCTGCTGGCAGGTCCTGAAGACCAACCTGCCCTGGCTGGTGGACCAAATCGCGATCGCGCCGGAATCGATCCATGAGACAGCCATGGGCGTCCCCGGTGTTCTCAACGTCCACGACATCGCGAGCCGCGGCGTCCTCGGTCAACGGGTCTTCATCGAGCTGCACATGGTGGTCGATGCCGACGACCTCCCCAAAGCCCACCGGATCACGGAGCTCGTCGAAGACCACCTCGAGCGCCGCTTTGGTCCGGTCCGCTGCACGATTCACCTCGAACCCAGGGAGTACGCCGAGTCGACCATCACCTTCCAGGGGACCCATGGCTGA
- a CDS encoding cell division protein SepF — MSHNVEMQTPFGIWLPQVTVLRCQQFEQASDAVEAVRERQCVVLQLEGMEPSESQRILDFVAGAVHALDGRMERVGDGTYLCAPAGVGVSQLSGSSGSSVEPA; from the coding sequence ATGAGCCACAACGTGGAGATGCAGACACCATTTGGGATCTGGCTGCCGCAGGTCACGGTGCTGCGCTGTCAGCAGTTTGAGCAGGCCAGTGATGCGGTGGAGGCCGTCCGAGAGCGGCAGTGCGTTGTGCTGCAGCTCGAAGGAATGGAGCCGAGCGAATCCCAGCGGATCCTGGATTTTGTGGCGGGGGCGGTCCATGCCCTCGATGGCCGCATGGAGCGGGTGGGGGACGGGACCTACCTCTGCGCGCCGGCGGGGGTCGGCGTCAGTCAGCTCAGTGGCTCCTCGGGTTCATCCGTGGAGCCCGCTTGA
- a CDS encoding DUF2605 family protein, with protein MSNPQEPKAESAELLDHLLESLFGDFLYWFQRGLVLLDHAPDHLVPAQEQRELRAALQEALQAIAATQSLRAACSTPMAVDMDAMTPWHRLMMRVWSLSAMLRVAGVPLPEQERPDPPQA; from the coding sequence GTGAGTAACCCCCAGGAACCCAAGGCTGAGTCAGCTGAACTGCTCGACCATCTGCTCGAGTCCCTGTTTGGCGACTTTCTCTATTGGTTTCAGCGCGGTCTCGTCCTCTTGGATCACGCCCCGGATCACCTGGTGCCCGCCCAGGAGCAGCGTGAACTCCGGGCTGCGTTGCAGGAAGCGCTCCAGGCGATTGCGGCCACCCAATCCCTGCGGGCCGCCTGTTCGACCCCCATGGCGGTGGACATGGATGCCATGACCCCCTGGCACCGGTTGATGATGCGGGTTTGGAGTCTTTCCGCGATGCTGCGGGTCGCGGGGGTGCCCCTGCCGGAGCAGGAGCGTCCTGACCCTCCTCAGGCCTGA
- the trpS gene encoding tryptophan--tRNA ligase, with amino-acid sequence MQRARVLSGVQPTGALHLGNWLGAIRNWVGLQDSHETFFCVVDLHAITVPHDAAALARDTRNTAALYLACGIDPDKATVFVQSHVSAHSELCWLLNCVTPLNWLERMIQFKEKAVKQGDQVSVGLLDYPVLMAADILLYDADLVPVGEDQKQHLELARDIAQQRINARFAPRDADGEPIPVLKVPEPLILKEGARVMSLTDGHSKMSKSDPNEGSRVNLLDPPELITKKVKRAKTDPVMGLEFGNPDRPETDNLLGLYALLSGKGREAAAAECADMGWGKFKPLLAETLVEALRPIQERYNDLSADPAELDRVLKAGSERANAVAEATLERTREALGFLKAS; translated from the coding sequence ATGCAACGCGCCAGGGTCCTGTCCGGAGTTCAGCCCACTGGCGCCTTGCATCTGGGCAACTGGCTGGGGGCGATCCGGAACTGGGTGGGCCTCCAGGACAGCCATGAGACGTTCTTCTGTGTCGTGGACCTGCACGCGATCACTGTTCCCCACGACGCGGCCGCCCTGGCCCGGGATACCCGCAACACCGCTGCGCTCTACCTCGCCTGCGGGATCGACCCCGACAAGGCCACGGTCTTCGTTCAGAGCCACGTCTCCGCCCACAGCGAGCTCTGCTGGCTGCTGAACTGCGTGACGCCGTTGAACTGGCTGGAGCGGATGATCCAGTTCAAGGAGAAGGCCGTCAAGCAAGGGGACCAGGTCTCCGTCGGCCTGCTCGACTACCCCGTCTTGATGGCGGCGGACATCCTTCTCTATGACGCGGACCTGGTTCCGGTTGGTGAGGACCAGAAGCAGCACCTGGAGCTGGCCCGCGACATCGCCCAACAGCGCATCAATGCGCGTTTCGCTCCGCGGGATGCCGATGGGGAGCCCATCCCCGTCCTGAAGGTCCCCGAACCCTTGATCCTCAAGGAGGGAGCGCGGGTCATGAGCCTCACCGACGGCCACAGCAAGATGAGCAAGAGCGACCCTAATGAAGGATCACGGGTCAACCTGCTGGATCCGCCGGAGCTGATCACCAAGAAGGTGAAACGCGCCAAAACGGACCCGGTGATGGGGCTGGAATTCGGCAACCCCGACCGTCCCGAGACCGACAACCTGCTGGGCCTTTACGCGCTGCTCAGCGGCAAAGGCCGTGAGGCCGCTGCCGCTGAATGTGCCGACATGGGCTGGGGCAAATTCAAACCCCTCCTCGCCGAGACCCTCGTGGAGGCACTCCGGCCGATTCAAGAGCGCTACAACGACCTAAGCGCTGATCCCGCCGAACTCGACCGCGTCCTCAAGGCGGGCAGCGAACGGGCCAATGCCGTTGCGGAGGCGACCTTGGAGCGCACCCGGGAGGCCCTGGGCTTCCTCAAAGCCAGCTAA
- a CDS encoding PfkB family carbohydrate kinase: protein MPLSSASALPPLRMAVVGHVEWVEFLAVDQLPRPGAIGHALRTLEEPAGGGAVVAVQMARLLKQPVQFFTALGRDAVGDACVKRLEQLGLEVHVAWREAPTRRGLSLVDDEGDRAITVIGERLTPTLADPLPWAELADCDGLFVTAADAPLFKACRAAAVLAATPRVRLPVLQEAEVALDALIGSGLDPGERLDPAQLTPPPQTLIRTEGAAGGLSLPGGRYAPAPLPGPMVESYGCGDSFAAGVVTGLAARWSLAQSIALGAQCGAACATRFGPYG from the coding sequence CTGCCGTTGTCTTCCGCTTCCGCCCTGCCCCCCCTGCGCATGGCCGTGGTCGGCCACGTCGAGTGGGTGGAATTTCTGGCGGTGGATCAACTGCCTCGTCCTGGAGCGATTGGTCATGCCCTGCGGACCCTGGAGGAACCCGCGGGCGGTGGCGCTGTCGTTGCGGTGCAGATGGCCCGGTTGCTCAAGCAGCCCGTCCAGTTCTTCACGGCCCTCGGCCGCGATGCGGTTGGGGATGCCTGCGTGAAGCGCCTCGAGCAACTGGGCCTTGAGGTTCACGTCGCCTGGCGGGAGGCCCCAACCCGGCGTGGCCTGAGCTTGGTGGATGACGAAGGAGACCGGGCGATCACCGTGATCGGTGAGCGGCTGACCCCGACCCTTGCGGATCCCCTGCCTTGGGCGGAGCTCGCCGATTGCGACGGCCTCTTTGTCACGGCCGCCGATGCCCCTCTGTTTAAGGCCTGCCGTGCTGCCGCCGTCCTGGCCGCGACTCCGCGGGTTCGTCTGCCTGTGCTGCAGGAGGCCGAGGTAGCCCTCGACGCCTTGATTGGCAGTGGCCTTGACCCCGGTGAGCGGCTGGATCCCGCGCAGTTGACCCCACCACCGCAGACGCTGATCCGCACGGAGGGTGCGGCGGGGGGGCTCAGTCTTCCGGGCGGACGCTATGCGCCTGCACCGCTCCCGGGACCGATGGTGGAGAGCTATGGCTGTGGTGACAGCTTTGCGGCGGGGGTGGTCACGGGCTTGGCGGCCCGCTGGTCCCTGGCGCAGTCCATCGCCTTGGGGGCCCAGTGTGGTGCGGCCTGTGCGACGCGCTTTGGCCCCTATGGCTAG
- a CDS encoding YcjF family protein, whose product MLFESVHGPLSSVLSLGAAGAGLWLLGGRMRPSGDQLPQSSEGWFERCEAVLEQFQTLNSSNSGESPVQVQRFQRVQQLRRSQLKVLRQRQKESAIHLALVGTQAWSEKEQNTLLAQCPCVHPLRVHRSHALPLSPQSWVWPETFRQCELLLYRLDLPLSAADLRWLEALPEQQRVGILVRTQPESDAPQQLHQLEQQLPVHLRGRCWLVADQEACAWQDLSAWLAESTPLSRERNQQRCLHELHEAWQLELEGLRRQHWSRLLQRTQWTVAAGVVVAPVPSLDLLVLAAANGLMLQEMARLWNCPWSLEQLQAAAAQLGKAALSLGVVEWSSQALASVIKWHGPTWLLGGALQALSAAYLTRVVGRAMADYMALAAGVPEEELEALLQRQAPLLVARAAEEEKLNLNAFLTSAQQWLKQQPLPA is encoded by the coding sequence ATGCTGTTCGAATCCGTCCACGGTCCTCTGTCTTCAGTGTTGAGCCTGGGTGCGGCCGGAGCGGGTCTGTGGTTGCTGGGTGGTCGGATGCGGCCATCCGGTGACCAGCTGCCCCAGTCCTCCGAGGGCTGGTTTGAGCGCTGCGAGGCCGTCCTCGAGCAGTTCCAGACCCTTAACAGCAGCAATAGTGGCGAGAGTCCAGTCCAGGTCCAACGGTTTCAGCGGGTTCAGCAGCTTCGGCGCTCCCAGCTGAAGGTCCTGCGTCAGCGGCAAAAGGAGTCGGCGATCCACTTAGCCCTGGTGGGGACGCAGGCCTGGAGCGAAAAGGAACAGAACACCCTCCTTGCTCAGTGTCCCTGCGTTCATCCCCTCCGGGTGCACCGCAGTCATGCCTTGCCTCTGTCGCCCCAGTCCTGGGTTTGGCCCGAGACGTTTCGCCAATGCGAGCTGCTGCTGTATCGCCTGGATCTTCCCTTGAGCGCGGCGGATCTGCGCTGGCTGGAGGCACTCCCCGAACAACAACGTGTGGGGATCTTGGTGCGGACTCAGCCCGAGAGCGATGCCCCCCAACAGCTCCACCAGCTGGAGCAGCAGCTTCCCGTGCATCTGCGCGGGCGCTGTTGGCTTGTGGCGGATCAGGAGGCCTGTGCTTGGCAGGATCTATCGGCCTGGTTGGCTGAGTCCACCCCCCTCAGCCGCGAGCGGAATCAACAGCGTTGCCTGCATGAGCTGCACGAAGCTTGGCAGCTGGAGCTTGAGGGCTTGAGGCGGCAGCACTGGTCCAGGCTCCTGCAACGCACCCAATGGACCGTGGCGGCGGGTGTCGTTGTGGCTCCGGTCCCCAGCTTGGATCTGCTGGTTCTGGCCGCAGCCAATGGCTTGATGCTCCAAGAGATGGCTCGGCTTTGGAATTGCCCGTGGTCTCTGGAGCAACTGCAGGCGGCAGCCGCTCAGCTTGGAAAAGCCGCGCTGAGCCTGGGGGTTGTTGAGTGGAGCTCACAGGCCCTGGCTTCGGTGATCAAGTGGCATGGACCGACCTGGTTACTCGGCGGTGCGCTGCAGGCCTTGAGCGCCGCCTATCTGACCCGCGTGGTTGGACGGGCCATGGCGGATTACATGGCTCTGGCCGCTGGGGTCCCCGAAGAGGAATTGGAGGCGTTGTTGCAGCGTCAGGCACCCCTCCTCGTGGCCCGGGCGGCGGAGGAAGAAAAGCTCAATTTGAACGCGTTTCTGACCTCAGCACAGCAGTGGTTGAAACAGCAGCCGCTGCCTGCCTGA
- a CDS encoding metal ABC transporter substrate-binding protein codes for MLIGIPIALSSCGVAPPPSRDQRNEQSRPIVLTTFTVLADMARRVAGSRLSVRSITKTGAEIHGYEPTPSDVEGAVGASLILKNGLGLELWADRFVRAAGNVPTVTLSDGIQPVLITEDAYAGRPNPHAWMSPKRAQLYVDRMVEAFSELDPAGQAVYRANGARYKEQLTTLDQQLRSAISQVPKRRRVLVTCEGAFSYLAQDYGLEEAYLWPVNAESQITPRRLARLIDRVRSSRVPAVFCESTVSDKAQQEVARATGARFGGTFFVDSLSGPTGPASSLIDLQRHNVGLIVKGLGGEVAER; via the coding sequence ATGTTGATCGGGATCCCGATCGCACTTTCTTCGTGTGGCGTCGCGCCTCCTCCGTCCAGGGATCAAAGGAACGAGCAGTCCCGTCCCATTGTTCTCACCACGTTCACCGTGCTGGCTGACATGGCTCGGCGGGTGGCAGGGTCTCGTCTGTCCGTGCGTTCGATCACCAAGACAGGTGCTGAGATCCATGGTTACGAGCCCACTCCCAGTGATGTGGAGGGCGCAGTTGGCGCTTCCTTGATCCTTAAGAACGGGCTCGGCCTCGAACTTTGGGCCGACCGGTTTGTTAGAGCCGCTGGCAATGTCCCAACAGTCACCCTCTCCGACGGCATCCAGCCGGTCTTGATTACTGAAGATGCCTATGCGGGGCGTCCCAATCCTCACGCTTGGATGTCACCCAAGCGAGCTCAGCTGTATGTCGATCGCATGGTTGAGGCTTTTTCCGAGCTCGATCCGGCTGGTCAAGCGGTCTATCGCGCCAACGGAGCTCGCTACAAGGAACAACTGACCACGCTTGATCAGCAGCTCCGTAGCGCCATATCACAGGTTCCTAAACGGCGCCGAGTGTTGGTGACCTGTGAGGGTGCCTTTAGCTATCTCGCCCAGGATTACGGCCTCGAGGAGGCCTACCTCTGGCCTGTGAATGCTGAGAGCCAGATCACCCCCCGTCGCCTAGCACGTCTCATCGACCGTGTCCGCAGCAGTCGTGTGCCAGCCGTATTTTGTGAAAGTACTGTGAGCGACAAGGCTCAACAGGAAGTGGCACGGGCCACTGGAGCTCGTTTTGGCGGTACCTTCTTTGTCGATTCCCTGTCGGGTCCTACGGGCCCAGCTTCCTCATTGATCGATCTTCAACGCCATAACGTCGGTTTGATCGTCAAGGGTCTGGGTGGTGAGGTTGCGGAGCGATGA
- the thrS gene encoding threonine--tRNA ligase: MSHVMAMAVQRLFPEAQVTIGPWTENGFYYDFDNPDPFTEADLKAIKKEMIKLINKKLPLERLEVSRAEAEEKIQAQNEPYKLEILAGIQEPISLYTLGEEWWDLCAGPHVSNTKELNAKAFDLESVAGAYWRGDENNAQLQRIYGTAWETPEQLTEYKRRQEEAKRRDHRRIGTDLDLFSIEDEAGAGLVFWHPRGARMRLLIENLWRELHFNAGYELLYTPHVADISLWKTSGHLDFYSESMFGPMQVDEREYQLKPMNCPFHVLTYANSLRSYRELPIRWAELGTVYRYERPGVMHGLMRVRGFTQDDAHVFCLPEQISDEILAILNLTEEILSTFDFRNYEINLSTRPEKSIGEDAVWDLATQGLIEALDRKGWAYKIDEGGGAFYGPKIDLKIEDAIGRMWQCSTIQLDFNLPERFNLDYVAEDGSRQRPIMIHRAIFGSLERFFGIMTENYAGDFPFWLAPEQIRLLPVTDEVREYAESVATALKAAGVRASVDHSGDRLGKLIRNGEQMKIPVLGVIGAKEAEGGSISLRSRRDGDLGSIPLDSLVAAAQVANQDRGAGLKISPC, translated from the coding sequence ATGAGCCACGTGATGGCCATGGCGGTCCAGCGGTTGTTTCCCGAGGCCCAGGTGACCATCGGGCCCTGGACGGAAAACGGGTTCTATTACGACTTCGATAATCCCGATCCCTTCACCGAGGCCGACCTCAAGGCCATCAAGAAGGAAATGATCAAGCTCATCAACAAGAAGCTTCCACTGGAACGCCTTGAGGTGAGCCGCGCCGAGGCCGAAGAAAAGATTCAGGCCCAGAACGAGCCCTACAAGCTCGAAATCCTGGCGGGCATTCAGGAACCCATCAGCCTCTACACCCTGGGGGAGGAGTGGTGGGACCTCTGCGCCGGCCCCCACGTCAGCAACACCAAAGAGCTCAACGCCAAGGCCTTTGACCTGGAAAGCGTTGCCGGTGCCTACTGGCGCGGCGACGAGAACAACGCCCAGCTGCAGCGCATCTATGGCACCGCCTGGGAGACCCCAGAGCAGCTCACGGAATACAAGCGCCGGCAAGAAGAGGCCAAGCGCCGTGATCACCGCCGAATCGGCACCGACCTCGATTTGTTCTCCATTGAGGACGAGGCCGGCGCGGGTTTGGTGTTCTGGCACCCCCGTGGCGCCCGCATGCGCCTTCTCATTGAAAACCTCTGGCGCGAGCTGCACTTCAACGCCGGTTACGAGCTGCTTTACACGCCCCATGTGGCTGACATCAGCCTCTGGAAGACCTCGGGGCACCTCGACTTCTACAGCGAGTCGATGTTTGGCCCGATGCAGGTGGATGAGCGGGAATACCAGCTCAAGCCGATGAACTGCCCCTTCCATGTGCTGACCTACGCCAACAGCCTGCGCAGCTATCGCGAGCTCCCGATCCGCTGGGCCGAGCTAGGAACGGTCTATCGCTATGAGCGCCCTGGAGTCATGCATGGCCTGATGCGCGTCCGCGGCTTCACCCAGGACGACGCTCACGTCTTCTGTCTCCCCGAGCAGATCAGCGACGAGATCCTGGCGATCTTGAACCTGACCGAAGAGATCCTCTCGACCTTCGATTTCCGCAATTACGAGATCAACCTCTCGACCCGCCCTGAGAAATCCATCGGTGAGGACGCGGTCTGGGATCTCGCGACCCAAGGCCTCATCGAAGCACTCGATCGCAAGGGCTGGGCCTACAAGATCGACGAGGGCGGCGGCGCGTTCTACGGCCCCAAGATTGACCTCAAGATCGAGGACGCCATCGGCCGGATGTGGCAGTGCTCCACGATCCAGCTGGACTTCAACCTGCCGGAGCGCTTCAACCTGGACTACGTCGCCGAAGACGGTTCAAGGCAGCGGCCGATCATGATTCACCGCGCCATCTTCGGTTCGCTGGAGCGGTTCTTCGGGATCATGACCGAGAACTACGCCGGGGATTTCCCCTTCTGGCTCGCTCCCGAACAGATCCGTCTGTTGCCGGTGACCGATGAGGTGCGCGAGTACGCCGAGTCCGTTGCCACGGCCCTCAAGGCAGCCGGTGTCCGCGCCAGCGTCGATCACTCCGGTGATCGCCTCGGCAAGCTGATTCGCAACGGCGAGCAGATGAAGATCCCCGTCCTCGGCGTGATCGGTGCCAAGGAAGCCGAGGGTGGCAGTATCAGCTTGCGCAGCCGCCGCGATGGCGACCTCGGCAGCATCCCCTTGGACTCACTTGTGGCCGCCGCCCAAGTGGCGAATCAAGATCGGGGAGCGGGGCTCAAGATCAGCCCCTGCTGA
- a CDS encoding metal ABC transporter ATP-binding protein, with amino-acid sequence MNRIEVDQVCVDYHGTVALYDACLHLPAGCICGLVGMNGAGKSTLFKALTGFVRPSSGLIRINGVSVGQAQREQAVAYVPQNEGIDCDFPVSVWDVVMMGRYGGMNWLRIPRQSDRMAVKDALARVEMLDLAQRPIGKLSGGQRKRTFLARAIAQRASVLLLDEPFNGVDVRTEKLIANLLVQFRQEGRTILISTHDLSHVRDFCDLVVLINKTVLAYGQTADVFTPENLALTFGGLPPNLLTGSVSIEEGQ; translated from the coding sequence ATGAACCGCATCGAAGTTGATCAAGTGTGTGTCGACTACCACGGCACTGTGGCGTTATATGACGCTTGTTTGCATTTGCCCGCCGGCTGCATCTGTGGCCTCGTTGGTATGAATGGCGCTGGCAAATCAACCCTCTTCAAGGCGCTCACGGGTTTTGTTCGTCCTTCCTCAGGATTGATTCGCATTAATGGGGTCTCTGTTGGTCAGGCCCAACGCGAGCAAGCAGTCGCCTATGTCCCCCAAAATGAGGGTATTGATTGCGATTTCCCGGTGTCTGTTTGGGATGTTGTGATGATGGGCCGATACGGGGGCATGAACTGGCTCCGAATTCCCCGTCAGAGTGACCGAATGGCCGTCAAAGATGCTCTCGCTCGCGTAGAGATGCTTGACTTGGCGCAACGGCCCATTGGCAAGTTGTCGGGGGGACAACGCAAACGTACGTTCTTGGCACGAGCGATTGCCCAGAGAGCTTCGGTGTTACTTCTTGATGAACCCTTTAACGGTGTTGACGTTCGTACGGAAAAGCTAATCGCAAATCTTCTTGTCCAGTTTCGACAAGAAGGACGCACCATTTTGATCTCGACTCATGACCTAAGTCATGTCCGTGACTTTTGCGACCTGGTCGTGCTCATTAATAAAACTGTCTTGGCCTACGGTCAGACCGCTGATGTCTTTACTCCAGAGAATCTGGCTCTCACGTTTGGAGGGCTGCCACCCAATTTGTTGACAGGTTCTGTCTCGATCGAGGAAGGACAATGA